The window GCTTCTAGGTCGGCGCCGAGGAGGAACTCCGGCGCGGCGGGGATCAGGTGGTCCTTGCCGCCGTCGTCCCTGACGACGACGAGCTGAGAAGCTCCGCTGTCGACGATGTCTTTGACGACGCCGAGCTTACTCCCCCGGTCGTCGCACGCTTCAAGGCCGATCAGGTCGCTGATCCAGAACTCGCCCGGCGCCAGCGGTACGCGCTCGTCCGGGGCGATCTCCACGGAGCAGCCGCGCAGAAGTTCGGCCTGCTCGATGGTTTCGACGCCTTCCAGCGCGGCCAGAAAGCAGCCGCGCGTCAGCGCGTCGCGCATGCCTGTCACGCGATAGCTTCCCGCGTGCTTTCCGTCGCGGTAGAAGCTCAGACTTTCCATTTCGAAAAAGCGTTCGGGAAAATCGGTGAGCGGGC of the Pyramidobacter piscolens W5455 genome contains:
- the rimM gene encoding ribosome maturation factor RimM (Essential for efficient processing of 16S rRNA), yielding MSAAARVVVGQVQGTHGLRGEIKIRPLTDFPERFFEMESLSFYRDGKHAGSYRVTGMRDALTRGCFLAALEGVETIEQAELLRGCSVEIAPDERVPLAPGEFWISDLIGLEACDDRGSKLGVVKDIVDSGASQLVVVRDDGGKDHLIPAAPEFLLGADLEARRVTLRLIEGLWEL